AGACGCCAGTTGACCCACATCATGAGTGACGCCATGACCACAACGATCAGCACGCTGGCCACGAGCGGCATCAGCGCCGTGGTTGTAACCTCTTTCAGTCGGCCGATATCGCCCGTCATGCGTACGATCAGATCGCCACGTCGCGCCGAGGTATGAAACGACAGGGACAGGCACTGGATGTGCTCGTAGAGATCCGCTCGGATCTGCGTCAGGGCTCGATTCCCGATCAGTGCGAATCCTACCTTGTTCGCATAGGTCGTTATGGCCCGTAGCGTCAGTATCACGACCAGCGCACCACCGGCCAGAGCGAGCAACGACAGTGGCGACAGGTCGGTCGTGGCACCACTGCCCGAACCCATGCCGAGCACCTCATCGAAGACGATCTTGATTGGCCACGGCTCGAGAGCCCGCAGCGCGACGCCTGCAAGCAGGGCCGTCATTGATCCGGCGATCAGCATCCTGTGCTGGCTCATATAGGGCCAGAAATGCCGGATCGTACGAAACAGACTCGGAATCGATTGTCGGACCGATACGGGGCGACTCATGCAATCACCTCCGAGGAGTCGACAGCGAGGCCGGCGATCTCAAGAATTCGATGACCCGCCGCGGACCACGTGTGTCTCGACACCGCCCGCTCCCGCGCCGTGCGCGACATAGAGGCCGCAAGTGCTCCGTCGCGATATAGTCGTTGAAGAGCACACGCGAGTTCGTCCGGTCGTCCGGGCCGAGTCAGAATGCCCGTCTCGCCGTCATCTACGATCTGCGGAATCTGACCCGTCGACGTGGCGACTACCGGCAGTCCGGCAGCCATGTATTCGAAGATCTTGAGCGGTGAGAAGTAGCAGTTCGTCTCCTGCGGGTACGGCCCGACCGCAACATCCATGGATGCAAGCCACCCGGGTACGTCGGCGTGAGAAACGGCCCCGGTGAAGTGTGCAGCATCGGACAGATCCGCGTCCGTGAGCGCCACTTCGACAGACGTGCGCTCCGGCCCATCACCTACGACAAGCAGCCTTGCTTCGGGCACGTCGCGTCTGAGTATCCGGAAGGCCTCGACGAGATCCTGAAGACCATGCCATGGTTTCAGGCTTCCGACGAAACCGACGGTGAACGCACCCGGCTTGCGGGGAAGCGTCGCCGTCGCATCCGGTCTGAATCTGCCGGGGTCGACACCGTTGGGGACCACGTGGATTTTGTGGGGCGAGCTGCACAGCGACTCCACATATTCCTTCACGCCATCCGACACGGCGACGATCGATGACGCCGCGTCAAATGCCATCCGAGAATTGTGCTCCGCCTCCGTTGCGTGCACAAGCTGCCGGTGGCGTTGCTGTTCGCCGATCAGCGGGGCGTTCACTTCCAGCACGCCGGGGATGGAGGCGCGCAGGGCGTATGTCATCCCTGCATGGCCGAAAAGTGCGTAGCGCTCGTAAACCAGATCGAACGGGCCGTCGCGTTCGAGCAGCAATTCCACCTCCCGGTTCAGCTCCACAAGTTGGAGCTCGCGATTCCTGTGGGTGCCGCCCGCAATTTCTGTCGGACGTACGACGACTTCACCGAATTCCGCCGGCGCCTCTCCGCCCGTGCGGGACGTGTATAGCGAGACCTCGGCCCCGGCCTCACGCAGAAAGAACCGTAGCATCTCCTGCACGTGGACGGAGCATCCCTTCGATCCGAAGACGGGCACGCCGGGATCTGACGAGACAAAGGCAACTCTCATGCGACCCTCCCCAGCGACAAAAGTCCGGGCGCCGTTGCAGGGTCGACCGCATTGGTGCGAAACAGCGACCGCATCTTCGCCGAGTTGCGCGTAATGTCGAACTCCGATTCGATGAGCGCCCGCGCCTTCGCCGCCAGTCGGCAGCTCAGATCCGCATTTTCGAGCAGCCTCGCCATCGCGTCTGCCAGACCGTTCGCATCGTGCTGCGCGACCATGAGACCGGTCTCACCGTGGCGCAGGACTTCCGGAATTCCCGTCACGTCCGTAGACACGCAGGGTGTTCCGAGCGCCATCGATTCGAGAAGGACCGTCGGAAGTCCGTCCTGGTTACCGTCGGATCCGACTACACACGGCGCTGCGAACACAGCCGATTCCTGAACGAGATCGATGACCTCGGTTCTCGGCCTGGGGCCAGCCAGCGTCACTACATCTCCAATATCCAGATCCCGGATCAACTGCTCGAGTGCCGGTTTCTGATCGCCGTCGCCAACGATCTGACATTCAAACGACGAGCCGGTGCGCTGCAATACGGCACACGCTCGTATCAGAACGTCGAACCCCTTCTTCTCGACGAGGCGGCCGATTCCGAGAATCTTCCGCCGTCTCTTCTGCGGTAGCGAGAAGCGAAACTCGTTGACGTCCAACCCATTATAGATGCGCCGGACACGCGAGGCGGCATGACCGTAGTGACGACCAAGGTAGCTACGATTGTAGTCGCTCACCGTCACGACCGAGTCCGCGTCCGTCAGTTTTTGCTCCAGGGCCACCGTATCCACGTCCTCGTGAAAGATATCTTTTGCGTGCGCCGTGAACGTGAACGGGATTCCCGAAATGCGACTCGCCAGCCGGGCCACATCGGCTGCCGACGTAGCGAAGTGGGCGTGCAAATGGGTAACACCCGCTTCGGTCGCCCGCTCCACGAGGTTTACCGCCTGGTACACGTCGCGGGCGTGCATTCTGCGACCGGCTGCGAGCTCTTCCCACATCCGGGGGAAGCGACTCGAAAGCCCTGCGATCCGGCTCCAGAATTCCGTTGTTCGACCGGGGGTGTCGAGATAACACACCGGCGCACGAACTTCAGACACGATGCTCTGAAAATGCGTATCGACCGACGGGCGCAAGGCGAAGATTGCCAGGTCGAGGCCCGCTCTCTCGTGGGCGAGTATCTCGTTGACGATGAACGTCTCCGAGTATCGTGGATAGCGTTTGACAACGTAGCCGACGGTTCCCATGGGATCAGAGTCTGGTGTGAGTTTATCCGGCGAGTGCGGTGTCGGCCTGGTATCGATCTACGAGATGCCGGAGGTTCTGTACGATTGCAGAGAGACCGTCCATATTGAGAGATGCGGGGGCACCGGTGTGAGTCTGATGCTCGGCACGCAGCCAGTCAGCGATGCGCTCGGGGCTCAGTTCGTCCGGATGAAGTAGGTCCACGAGTCCACGTTCGCTGAGAGCCGTGGCCCTCACGAGCTGCTCTTGCCGCGGCGACACGCGCGGCACGATGAGCGCGCGCTGACCCAGAGCGATCAACTCCATTACGGTGTTGTAGCCACCCATCGACACGATGCTTCGTGCACCGTGGTAAAGCGGTATCGGGTCAGGCACGAACCGTCGCACCGAAATCTCTGGATGCTCTGCAAGTCGGCGAGTTGCGGACTCTCCCATGAATGGTCCGGACAGAACCATCCCTGGCCGATGATCGACCGCGCATGCGTCCGCGAATACCGTAGCGAGCTCTTCTCCGTCGTGACCGCCGCCTACCACGCAGATATCCGGCTCCTCTCCTGCGCGAACCAGCGTGCTGTCCAACGGCTCGCGGTCCGCCAATGGATGCAGGTAACCGGTGAATCGAATGCTCCGCCGAATGTCCTCCGGAAAATCGTACTCGTTGGCCACGTCGTATACCTGCGGATCGCCATAGACCCAGACGGAATCGTAGAGATCTCGAATCGCCGCAAGGTTCTCGGGCTTCAGCCATTCCCGCTGGACGTTTTCGGGAGCATCCAGCACGTCCCGCAGACCCAGAACGGTATACGTATGTCCCCCGGAGCGGAGGGTGCGCAGCGATTTCTCCAGTTCGCCAACCGCCCCTCGCGGCACGTTGTCGACAATGAACGCGTCCGGTCTGAACGCCATGAGCGCAGCGTACAAGGTCTCCGACCGGAGCCGCACGAGACGCTCGAGGCCCACTTCAAGCCGACGCGGTCGGTAGTTCAGGTTATCGATTTTCGTGAGGGCGGGCAGGTGCAGCGTGTCGATGCCCTTTTCGACCGGGAACGAGCCGGCTTCGCGGATACCCGACAGGAGCAGAACGTTAGCCCCGAGATGCGCACGCAGCGCACGGGCGATGACAAGGTTTCGTCGAAAGTGACCAAGCCCGCATGTGTCGTGGGAATAGAGCGCAACTCGAAGACGCTCGCTCGTGCTGACCGCGACGCGGCTGACTCGGCGTTCGATACTCATGGGCACCAGACTCTGGGGTGGATGGAACCGTCGTAGGGGTGGCGACGGGTTGCGGACGGCCTACCCAAACGTTGTGCCAAACCCGGGAGGCAGTCGCACGCACGACTGAGGGCCTTCGGAAGTCGCTGTCCACCCTCACGCGCCCTGTACGTGTGCGCACCATGTGAACGATATGCGCACGAGTCCCGCGGCAGTGGAAAACGGGTATAGCCGTCAGAGGGAAAATCGACTGGCAAAGCAGATTCTTAAGGCAGGTCGGTCGGACTCTGCCGATTGGCCGGCGCGGCGCCACCGCCTTCCCGAACGGCTCGGTGCTGTGCGGAGGCCCCGCCACGTAGACCAGCTCGGCATCCTGCAGCGCTTCATCGATGTCGTAACCGGCACTGACGATCGTCGCGAAGCCCAAAATTTCGCCGTTGCCTGCTATGCCGTTCTCGCCTTCAACAACCGCGATGTTGTCCGGGAATTCCGGGGAATCGAACAGGTGCACGTCACGACCGTGTGCTGCACAATCGCACGCGACTGCCGTGCCGCCGGCTCCGGCTCCGAGAACTGAGACCTTCACTGGTTATCTTCCCTGGACCCTGCAGACGCCCCGGCCCCGATGCGAACTGTATCGGACGGACGGCCGAGAATTTGATTCGCAAATAGGAGATCCCGGACAAGACTAATGAACGACCCGTCCTGGTATTCGGTATTGCCGCCGCTGATCGCGATTGCCCTCGCGATCTGGAGCAAGGAGGTGATCCTGTCGCTCTTCGCGGGCATCTGGATGGGCTTCACGCTCCTCGCTGGATTCAACCCGCTCGCCGGACTCGTCGACGGCCTGGACGGTGTGATCAGCGTATTCTCCAACGCCGGTGATACCCGCGTCATTGTGTTTACCCTCCTGATAGGTCCGCTGATAGGGACGATCGAACACTCCGGAGGCGTCCGAGGCTTCGTGCACTACCTGGAGACCCGGCGCTGGGTACACAACGGGTTTCGCGCGCAGATACTGGCCTGGGCCACGGGCCTCGTGATCTTCGTCGAGTCGAGCATCACGCTGCTGGTAGCCGGATCGGTGAGCCGGCCGCTGTTCGACCGGTACCGGGTCTCTCGCGAGAAACTGGCTTACCTGATCGACGCCACGTCCGCCCCCGTGTGCGTCATGATTCCACTGAATGCCTGGGGTGCGTTCATCATCAGCCTTGTCGCCTCGACAGGCGTCGAAGATCCGCTGCCGACCTTCATCGCGGCGATCCCGCTC
Above is a window of Rhodothermales bacterium DNA encoding:
- a CDS encoding glycosyltransferase family 4 protein, with protein sequence MGTVGYVVKRYPRYSETFIVNEILAHERAGLDLAIFALRPSVDTHFQSIVSEVRAPVCYLDTPGRTTEFWSRIAGLSSRFPRMWEELAAGRRMHARDVYQAVNLVERATEAGVTHLHAHFATSAADVARLASRISGIPFTFTAHAKDIFHEDVDTVALEQKLTDADSVVTVSDYNRSYLGRHYGHAASRVRRIYNGLDVNEFRFSLPQKRRRKILGIGRLVEKKGFDVLIRACAVLQRTGSSFECQIVGDGDQKPALEQLIRDLDIGDVVTLAGPRPRTEVIDLVQESAVFAAPCVVGSDGNQDGLPTVLLESMALGTPCVSTDVTGIPEVLRHGETGLMVAQHDANGLADAMARLLENADLSCRLAAKARALIESEFDITRNSAKMRSLFRTNAVDPATAPGLLSLGRVA
- a CDS encoding glycosyltransferase, whose translation is MSIERRVSRVAVSTSERLRVALYSHDTCGLGHFRRNLVIARALRAHLGANVLLLSGIREAGSFPVEKGIDTLHLPALTKIDNLNYRPRRLEVGLERLVRLRSETLYAALMAFRPDAFIVDNVPRGAVGELEKSLRTLRSGGHTYTVLGLRDVLDAPENVQREWLKPENLAAIRDLYDSVWVYGDPQVYDVANEYDFPEDIRRSIRFTGYLHPLADREPLDSTLVRAGEEPDICVVGGGHDGEELATVFADACAVDHRPGMVLSGPFMGESATRRLAEHPEISVRRFVPDPIPLYHGARSIVSMGGYNTVMELIALGQRALIVPRVSPRQEQLVRATALSERGLVDLLHPDELSPERIADWLRAEHQTHTGAPASLNMDGLSAIVQNLRHLVDRYQADTALAG
- a CDS encoding glycosyltransferase family 4 protein translates to MRVAFVSSDPGVPVFGSKGCSVHVQEMLRFFLREAGAEVSLYTSRTGGEAPAEFGEVVVRPTEIAGGTHRNRELQLVELNREVELLLERDGPFDLVYERYALFGHAGMTYALRASIPGVLEVNAPLIGEQQRHRQLVHATEAEHNSRMAFDAASSIVAVSDGVKEYVESLCSSPHKIHVVPNGVDPGRFRPDATATLPRKPGAFTVGFVGSLKPWHGLQDLVEAFRILRRDVPEARLLVVGDGPERTSVEVALTDADLSDAAHFTGAVSHADVPGWLASMDVAVGPYPQETNCYFSPLKIFEYMAAGLPVVATSTGQIPQIVDDGETGILTRPGRPDELACALQRLYRDGALAASMSRTARERAVSRHTWSAAGHRILEIAGLAVDSSEVIA
- a CDS encoding ABC transporter ATP-binding protein, whose translation is MSRPVSVRQSIPSLFRTIRHFWPYMSQHRMLIAGSMTALLAGVALRALEPWPIKIVFDEVLGMGSGSGATTDLSPLSLLALAGGALVVILTLRAITTYANKVGFALIGNRALTQIRADLYEHIQCLSLSFHTSARRGDLIVRMTGDIGRLKEVTTTALMPLVASVLIVVVMASLMMWVNWRL